TAATTCTTCAGCATAGAATTAAAGGAAAACCTCAAGAAGCTGAAATTGAAGTTATCAAAAATTATGGTGATTTACCCGTAGTTGAATGTTACCCAGGTCAACTAAATCAAGTATTTATGAATATTATTAGTAATGCCATAGATGCTCTAGAAGAACACAGAAATAAAAATTCTTTATCAGACATAAATACTTGTAATAAGAGAATTTATATTCAAACCAAGCTGATAAAAAATGATCGGATTGCTATTCATATTGTAGACAACGGGATGGGAATACCAGAAGAAAGTCGCAATCGTATATTTGATCCTTTCTTCACTACAAAACCTATTGGTAAAGGAACCGGTCTTGGCCTGTCAATTAGCTATCAAGTTATTACTGCCAAGCATGAAGGGAAATTGCAATGTATTACTACACCAGGAAAGGGAACAGAATTTATTATTGAACTTCCGATTAAGCAACATAATTAGTTTCCAAATCGTGTTTATAATTGCGTATAATCTACAGCAGATTGCAAGTGAATGAGGTACAAAGTGAAAATCAAAATATGACTGTAGCGCAGCTTTATCAAACATCAAGCGGCTTTCACTCCTGACTCCTGAATTCTGCTTGCTGTATTTGTTAGGTTACATACCAATTTTATAGCAATCCTAAATCATTATGAAACTTCACTTATTAAAACCACTAGCGTTTATTGATTTAGAAACCACAGGAGTAGAGGTTACTAAAGATAGAATTGTGCAAATTGCCGTCCTCAAAGTATTTCCAGACGGCAGAGAAGAACTGAAATCTCAAATAATTAATCCCACAATTCCTATTCCTCCCACTGTTTCAGTAGTACATGGAATTTATGATGATGATGTAAAAGATGCACCTACCTTTGCTGAAGTTGCTCTTGACTATTTAAATTTTCTTGATGATAGTGACTTAGGTGGGTTTAATTCCAATAAATTTGATATTCCTTTGCTAGTAGAAGAATTTTTACGTGTCGGAATATGTTTTAAATTGCCTGGGAGAAATTTAGTAGATGTGCAAACCATATTTCACACAATGGAACGACGCAATTTAAGGGCAGCTTATAAGTTTTATTGTGGTCAAGATTTAGTAGGAGCGCATGATGCAGCAGTTGATATTCGTGCGACTTATGAAGTTCTCAAAGCACAAATTCAACGGTATGAAAATGTAGAATATAGTAATGATGGTTCTCCTGTACCTGTGCCAATTAAAAATGACATCAACATTTTAAGTCAACTGACTACCTTTAATTTTTTAGACCCCACAGGTAAACTTATTTATGATGAACAGAAAAAAGCCATTTTGTTTAACTTTGGTAAATATAAAGGCAAACCTTTGCTAGAAGTATTTTCAAAAGATCCCAGTTATTACGACTGGATGATGAATAAAGGAGATTTTTCATTATCTACTAGGAAAGTTTTAAAAAGAGCTTGGAAAGCAATTCATGATTCGTAATTCGTAATTTACTCGTTCCCATTACTCATTCCCATACTCTGTATAGGAATGAATTATAGAAGGCTCTGCCTTCTACATATAGTTCACACTAAGTAAGTCGGCTCGAAAAAACCAAGGTATGTAACAAAATGTAAAATCTCTGAAAGTCTCTTGCCTTGCCATAACGACAATTTTCAACGCCTACCTACTTATGCTGCGTTATAAGCTACAGTAGAGTCAGAGCCTCTGTGATTGCATTCCCAGTCTGAGACTGGGAACGAGATAAACAAAATCATAGGCAATATTTATGTTTACAGACAACCTCAAAGAGATTTTATTTGAGCATTTGCAGCACACAGTCCAACTCTTTAATGTTGATCCAATAACGTCAAATAAAGCCTTTATTTACCTTGTTTCAGTTTATTCTGAACCCAGTCGATACTATCACACATTACAACATATTCACTCTGTTCTGACTACAATTGACACTTTAAAAACATCTGTCCAAGACTTGCCTTCTGTACAACTTGCAGCCTGGTTTCATGATATAGTATATGACACTCATGCTTCAGATAATGAAGAAAAAAGTGCCGAATATGCTGCTATTTTTTTGAAAAAACTAGCAATTCCTAATAGCACTATTACTAAAATTCAAAATCTAATTTTGTGTACTAAAAATCATCAAGCCGATGATATAGATAGCCAAGTTTTACTGGATGCTGATTTAGCAATCTTAGCGGCTGATACGGTTCAATACCAAGAGTATGCCAAAGCTATTCGTCAGGAATATGCTTGGGTTCCAGAAACTGAATATATTACAGGTAGACGACAAGTATTAGAGCGATTTTTGCAACGTAAATCTATTTACTTTACACCTTTAATGTTAGAGTCTGCTGAAGAATTAGCCCGGTTGAATATCAGCACTGAATTAAAACAGGACTTACACAAAACAGAACGGAAGTAGGGGTAATTCATGTAGCTTGCTTCCCGAAGGGTATTACCCCTACGCAAGAATCAGGTTTTGAGTTCAATCTTGCGTAAGTCCTATTAAAATATTCGCTGGTACGATAATATATATAAAATCTAAATAAATTAAATATTTATATGATAATTCTACACCCATTATCAGATTTTATTAACCCCAATACTGAAATTATCACCCCACATCCCAGCTATTATTATGAGGGTAAATGTCCCCAAACTGGTGAACTTCTCAAATTACCACGTACAGCTTTAGTAGAAGCTATCGCTAAAAGGTTAATGCAGCAACTGAGCGAAAATCAAATTTACACACGTGAAGGTAAAATGTATGGTGTTTTATTAGTTGAATTACCCAACGGTGAACCAAAAATTATTAAAGCATTTTCCGGACTTTTAAATGGTTATAGTGTAGTAAAAGGTTGGGTTCCCCCCATTCCCGGACGTGAAGAAGTTGCTTTAGCAGAAACACAGACTTTAGCAAAGTTGGCAGAAATTAAACAAGAAATAATAACTCTTAAACAAATTCCCGAACGACAACAATATGAAACATTAACTGTTGAATTTAAACAGCAGTTACAAATAATGAATTTACAACATAATCAAAGTAAACAACAACGACAGGAAAAACGCCAACAATACCAACAAACCCTGAGAGGAGAAACCCTTGAAATTGCCATAGCACAACTAGAAGCCGAAAGCTGTCAGCAGGGAATTGAGAGGAAATATTTAAAACGTCGTCAAAATGAACTGTTGCAGCCTTTAGCCGAGCTAATAACAGCCGCAGATAACAGAATTAGAGAACTCAAACAACAGCGAAAAGAACTATCAAGGCAATTGCAAACCCAAATGCACGCTGCATATAGCCTGACTAATTTTTATGGACAATCTCTATCTTTACAGCAATTAATACCAGGAGGAATACCCACAGGAACGGGGGAATGTTGCGCTCCTAAATTGTTACATTATGCCGCAACTCATAAATTAAAACCTCTCGCAATGGCAGAATTTTGGTGGGGTGAATCCTCAATACAGGATAAAGTACAAGGAGAATTTTATGGTGCTTGTGTAGAAAGATGTCAGCCTTTAATGGGGTTTTTGCTATCAGGATTAAAATCTCAAACTTCTGATTTTCAAAAGTTAGAAATTATTTATGAAGATCAATGGTTAATTGCTGTGAATAAACCCCCAGGATTACTATCTGTACCTGGGCGTTATCATTACAATCAAGATAGTGTTCTCAGTCGGTTACGGAATTTGTATGATTTAGAATTGATGACAGTACATCGTTTAGATCAAGAAACTTCTGGTATTTTGATATTGGCACGCGATAGCACCACCCATTCACAACTAAATCAACAATTTGCAAAACGACAAATACACAAAATTTATGAAGCCGTTCTTGCAGGTTCACTCACCACAGACCAGGGTATAATTGATTTACCATTGTGGGGAAATCCAGAAAATCGTCCTTATCAAACAGTTGATTTAGAAAAAGGTAAACCCAGTTTGACTAACTTTCGAGTCATAGGAAAACAAGGAAACCATACCCGTGTAGAATTTATCCCTCTCACAGGACGTACCCATCAGTTACGGGTTCATGCTGCTGATGTGCGAGGATTAGGAGTAAAAATTTTAGGTGATCGCTTATATGGTTGCAATGCTAATGTGAGCCGATTACATCTACACTCCAGAGAAATCACTTTTCAACATCCTCACACAGGGGAAACTTTGCATTTACAGACAAAAACACCCTTTTAATTCAGAATTCATAGGGAACAGGGAACAGGGAACAGGGAACAGGGAACAGGGAACGAGAAAACAGGGAACAGGGAACAGGGGGAAGTTAATAACCCAATCACCAATCACCAGAATAATTTACGAATGCAGCCTTTATCGGTAAACTCAAATATTGCATACACATGAC
The genomic region above belongs to Anabaena sphaerica FACHB-251 and contains:
- a CDS encoding 3'-5' exonuclease, which produces MKLHLLKPLAFIDLETTGVEVTKDRIVQIAVLKVFPDGREELKSQIINPTIPIPPTVSVVHGIYDDDVKDAPTFAEVALDYLNFLDDSDLGGFNSNKFDIPLLVEEFLRVGICFKLPGRNLVDVQTIFHTMERRNLRAAYKFYCGQDLVGAHDAAVDIRATYEVLKAQIQRYENVEYSNDGSPVPVPIKNDINILSQLTTFNFLDPTGKLIYDEQKKAILFNFGKYKGKPLLEVFSKDPSYYDWMMNKGDFSLSTRKVLKRAWKAIHDS
- a CDS encoding RluA family pseudouridine synthase; this encodes MIILHPLSDFINPNTEIITPHPSYYYEGKCPQTGELLKLPRTALVEAIAKRLMQQLSENQIYTREGKMYGVLLVELPNGEPKIIKAFSGLLNGYSVVKGWVPPIPGREEVALAETQTLAKLAEIKQEIITLKQIPERQQYETLTVEFKQQLQIMNLQHNQSKQQRQEKRQQYQQTLRGETLEIAIAQLEAESCQQGIERKYLKRRQNELLQPLAELITAADNRIRELKQQRKELSRQLQTQMHAAYSLTNFYGQSLSLQQLIPGGIPTGTGECCAPKLLHYAATHKLKPLAMAEFWWGESSIQDKVQGEFYGACVERCQPLMGFLLSGLKSQTSDFQKLEIIYEDQWLIAVNKPPGLLSVPGRYHYNQDSVLSRLRNLYDLELMTVHRLDQETSGILILARDSTTHSQLNQQFAKRQIHKIYEAVLAGSLTTDQGIIDLPLWGNPENRPYQTVDLEKGKPSLTNFRVIGKQGNHTRVEFIPLTGRTHQLRVHAADVRGLGVKILGDRLYGCNANVSRLHLHSREITFQHPHTGETLHLQTKTPF